One window from the genome of Dioscorea cayenensis subsp. rotundata cultivar TDr96_F1 chromosome 3, TDr96_F1_v2_PseudoChromosome.rev07_lg8_w22 25.fasta, whole genome shotgun sequence encodes:
- the LOC120255538 gene encoding disease resistance protein RPP8-like, which produces MKWEWLERELGRMQCFLKDADAKKNNGDDERVKNWVTEMRDLAFEAEDIIDTFMYLQLRRQHERQPGCIGFIKRFVFMFTELVSRHKVHVGVKGIKTKLHELSESRELYGIANIGETIGTTSHYRSQHVIPISPHLSDDIAMVGFDDEKKKIVQELVDINNTNRSVISIVGMGGLGKTTLAKYVYNDLEVKRSFNIFAWVIISQQYTIFEILKGISVEVSATPLADTIQHLSAAISKKLEKGKYLIVLDDVWEKDVWIELLKVFPDVNNGSRVIITTRFENVINIADPTTKLHRLRYLNEKESWELFLCKVFPGQDIETCCLTDLDEYAHQLVQRCGGLPLALIVLGGLVLTKPRTQDAWQKVVESMKGQFEEGEESCLEILALSYNDLPYYLKSCFLYLGRFQEDTNIPAQILIRLWSAEGLLPTNNGKTSEELGMDYLEELAQRCLIQVTDRKYDGSARYCRIHDLLRDMCIKEAKENKYLEIYKNDTIDHVTMSNTARRLVIGNEIEILNHSNKKLRGLFLDGYYFDFLTLQTMNRMLGEFKLLRVLSLYNTDNMLKFPSEIKSLIHLRYLELHTHYNMMEVPSWIDHLCNLQTFIIGAGYVAKISDSLWRIGSLRHVVVIVPTSFTPNMGNNVPKNLQTLKWVSAGSWIGNMLPKLTNLRKLKIYDVSDDHANALSSSLLKLGCLASLSIEGNVIPSDNVIKAFSNQHCLKKLSLGGVFNSNQLPSSNVFPQQLVKLVLDRSSLEQDPMAILEKLQFLKYLTLIASCRGKQMICSATGFPQLLFLTIKYYYELEEWKIEENAMPCLKSLQIYNCPRLKMIPEELKNVPLDHLVLDSMPKKFMTRIKANTGEDWYKIQHVPNISIKEFQDAEMDII; this is translated from the exons ATGAAGTGGGAGTGGTTGGAACGAGAACTGGGGAGAATGCAGTGTTTCTTAAAGGATGCAGATGCGAAGAAGAACAATGGAGATGATGAGAGGGTGAAGAACTGGGTCACAGAAATGAGAGACCTTGCTTTTGAAGCTGAGGACATCATTGACACTTTCATGTATTTACAGCTCCGTAGACAACATGAGAGGCAGCCTGGTTGCATAGGTTTCATCAAGAG GTTTGTATTTATGTTTACTGAATTGGTCAGTAGACACAAGGTTCATGTGGGTGTCAAAGGGATAAAAACTAAGTTGCACGAGTTATCCGAAAGTAGAGAACTATATGGCATTGCTAATATAGGTGAAACAATTGGCACAACCAGTCACTATAGAAGTCAACATGTGATCCCTATATCGCCCCATCTGAGTGATGACATTGCTATGGTTGGctttgatgatgagaagaaaaagattgtGCAAGAGTTGGTGGACATAAACAATACAAATCGATCAGTAATCTCTATAGTGGGCATGGGTGGTCTGGGAAAGACCACACTTGCTAAATATGTTTATAATGATCTTGAAGTCAAGAGaagttttaatatatttgcATGGGTAATCATATCTCAACAATATACCATCTTTGAGATTTTGAAGGGAATCTCAGTAGAAGTTTCAGCAACTCCATTAGCCGATACAATCCAACACCTCTCAGCTGCTATTTCCAAAAAATTGGAGAAAGGCAAATATTTGATTgttcttgatgatgtttgggAAAAAGATGTATGGATTGAATTACTAAAAGTCTTTCCAGATGTTAATAATGGAAGCAGAGTTATTATCACCACTCGCTTCGAAAATGTCATCAATATTGCAGATCCTACCACCAAACTTCATAGACTGCGTTACCTGAATGAAAAGGAGAGTTGGGAGTTGTTTCTTTGCAAGGTTTTCCCAGGACAAGACATTGAAACATGTTGCTTGACAGATTTGGATGAGTATGCTCATCAGCTTGTTCAGAGGTGTGGGGGTCTACCACTGGCACTAATAGTCCTTGGAGGACTTGTCTTAACTAAACCACGAACCCAAGATGCATGGCAGAAAGTTGTTGAGAGCATGAAAGGTCAATTTGAGGAAGGTGAAGAAAGTTGTTTAGAAATACTTGCATTGAGTTATAATGATTTGCCATATTACTtgaaatcatgttttctttatttgggTCGCTTCCAAGAGGACACGAATATTCCTGCACAAATTTTAATTAGATTGTGGTCAGCAGAAGGTTTATTACCAACAAATAATGGTAAAACTTCAGAAGAGCTTGGAATGGATTATCTTGAGGAGTTGGCACAAAGATGTTTGATCCAAGTTACCGACAGGAAATATGATGGAAGTGCAAGATATTGCCGAATCCATGATCTCTTGCGTGATATGTGCATTAAGGAAGCCAAAGAGAATAAATATCTTGAAATCTACAAGAATGATACTATAGATCATGTGACAATGTCAAATACAGCCCGACGACTGGTCATAGGTAATGAGATTGAGATTTTAAACCATTCTAACAAAAAGTTGCGGGGTTTATTCTTGGATgggtattattttgattttctgaCCCTCCAAACTATGAATAGAATGCTTGgtgaatttaaattattaagagTGCTTAGTTTGTATAATACTGACAATATGTTAAAATTTCCTAGTgaaatcaaatcattaattcaTTTGAGATACCTTGAGTTGCATACTCATTACAACATGATGGAAGTTCCATCATGGATTGATCATCTTTGCAATCTCCAGACTTTTATTATAGGTGCTGGATATGTAGCAAAGATATCAGATTCACTATGGAGGATTGGTAGTCTCAGgcatgttgttgttattgtacCAACATCATTTACTCCAAATATGGGAAATAATGTACCAAAGAATTTGCAGACTTTAAAATGGGTATCTGCCGGATCATGGATAGGGAATATGCTGCCTAAGCTCACAAATCTACGCAAATTGAAGATATATGATGTCTCTGATGATCATGCCAATGCACTATCTTCATCACTCCTGAAATTGGGTTGTCTTGCCTCCTTATCAATAGAAGGAAATGTAATTCCTTCAGACAATGTCATTAAAGCCTTTTCCAATCAACATTGCCTCAAGAAATTGTCTCTTGGGGGAGTATTCAACAGCAACCAACTTCCAAGCAGCAATGTATTTCCTCAACAACTAGTGAAACTAGTCTTGGATCGTTCAAGCTTGGAGCAAGACCCAATGGCAATACTAGAGAAGTTGCAATTTCTCAAATATCTAACACTTATAGCCTCATGTAGAGGCAAACAGATGATCTGTTCGGCAACAGGGTTCCCTCAACTGTTATTTTTGACAATCAAGTATTATTATGAACTTGAGGAGTGGAAGATAGAGGAGAATGCAATGCCATGCCTCAAGTCTTTACAGATTTACAATTGTCCAAGGTTGAAGATGATTCCAGAAGAACTGAAGAATGTGCCACTCGATCATTTGGTATTGGATTCCATGCCTAAAAAATTCATGACTAGGATTAAGGCGAATACAGGAGAAGACTGGTACAAGATACAACATGTGCCCAACATCTCCATTAAAGAGTTTCAA GATGCAGAAATGGATATTATATAG